ATACCATTTATTCCAGAAACCGCAACTGAGCTTTACCTGCACGACAACTTGCTAACTACGGTTGCTCCGGGTACTTTTGGTAAATTGCCTAACTTGCGGACTATCAGTCTCCACAACAATCGCTGGGACTGCGATTGCCATATTGCCTATCTCCACCAGTGGCTGCAGCACCCATCGGCAGCGGTTCATCCTAATGTCACCTGTTTCACCCCTACAGCTATTAAATTGAAGCCCGTGACAGAACTCCGAGGAAATGAATATACCGGTTGCTGGTCTCATCATCTATATCCATGCCGTAACATGTACCCTGGAAGTATTATTCTTTGTCTACTCTATTTGCTTCTCCTCATTTTGATGACGTGTTCCTTCACCAACATCAAATCCAAAGCTTATATATTTACACCATCCAATGAATTTCAAATAAGTAGAAAAAGTGAGAAAATAAATTTGCTGACAGAAATTGAGTTGATGGATGAATCGCCCGGAGATGACCTGGAGAATTTTCTTTTCAGTGAGAGCATGGAGATTTTGCCACAGATATTACATACCTTGAATACAAAATGTAACATTAAAATCAAGGAACATTGACCTTGTTCTATATGTTCTATCTACGGGCACATAGATTAACAGTTTCAGAACAATGGTAAGTCTGCAATAAGGCAAATAGGCATATGTTCTATTAAATATGCTCACTGAAAAAAGAGTTTGctgtaaccagtcagcaaaagctATAACAATTATCTTAAATGTGGAGATGATAATCAATGGTTACAGATAAAACAAAAAAAGCAAGATAGCATAGATTTATCGACCATTATGAATTTTACTTGAGTAAGTAAATCCACAAGTAATAATATTTCTTCGTTACCCCCACCCACTAATATGTGAATACATCTACAGAGCAAAACACAGTCCAGTTTTGTTTAGTGTCACGCGTACCCAGgtatagtgaaaagatttttgttgcgtgctattcggGCGGCAGAATTATTGAGAGCTTCACAATTTCACAGATGGGAGTTtgagagtttaaaaaataaaaatttattcaacgctaattttatacctttattaaataaacttaatacgctgattaaattttggaaaacacttcctttatcattattaggtagaataaatgcaataaaaatgatcttcctaccacaattactatacctatttcagtctataccggtatatatagggggagagggggggggagagggggggggaggggggggggaggggggggggggggggggggggggggagggggggggggagggggggggggggggggggggggggggggggggggggggggggggagggggggggagggaggggggaggggggggggggggggggaaaggggaggggaaggggggggaggaggggggagggaggggggggaggggagggggggaggggggggggtggggagggggggggggggtgtgtgtgggggggggaggggagggggggagggagggggaggggagggtggtggagagggtgggggcgggtggggggggcggtgggCGGGGGTTGagccgagggggaggggggttcggagggagggggaggcggagagggggggaggggggagggggaggagggaggagggagggggaggaggaggaggggggggagggaggagagggggaggagagggaggggggggggagaggagaggggggggggggggaggagagggggggggaggagagggggggagagggaggggggggagagggagggggggggaggagaggagggggggggggggagaggggggggagaggagagggggggggggagaggagagggagggggggggagagggagggggggaggagaggaagggggggaggaggagggaggggggagagggagaggggggagaggagagggaggggggggagaggggggggagggagggggggagggagggggggggagagggggggggggagggggggggggggaggaagaaggtagggggggaggggagggggagggaggggggagagagggagggggggggagggagagggggggagagggggggggggggagagggaggaggggggagaggggggagaggagggggagagggagggagggggggagaggggagggagggaggagaggaaaggagggggggaggagagggggggggagaggagaggggggggagaggaggggggggggggagggggagggggagggaggggggggggggaggggagggggggggggggagggaggggaggagagggaggaggggaggaggggagaggaggggggggagagggagggagggggagagggagggagagagaggagatgagagggagtaaataagggggagggggggggggggggagagagaggggggagggagagggagagaggggagagagagagggggggggagaggagagggagggaggggagagggagtgtgagagggagaggagagagggggagggggggagaggggaggagggggagggagggagagggaggggaaagagagagggaggagaggagtggtagggggagagagggagaagggggagagggaggggggagaggagaggagagggagaggggggggagggagagggagggagggaagggaaaggggggcagggggaggggggggggagaggggggggggagagggaggggggggagagggagggggggagagggagggggggagagggaggagaggagaggggagggggggagagggagggggggaggagagggaggggggggggagaggggggggagggaggggggggaggagggaagggggagggggggggagagggaggggggggagggggagggggggggggggggggggggggggaggggggggagagggagggagaaagggggggggggagggggagggaagagggagggggggagggaggagggggagggggagggagggggggagagggagggggggggagggaggggggggagagaggggggggagagggagagggggaggagagggagaggagagggagggggagaggagagggaggggggagaggagagggaggggggagaggagtggagagggaggggggggggagagagagatatagtatcagaggagggagagaggagttggggggggggggggggggagtgagaacgaggagagagagtgcctttttacttcaacccaaacccaaacaaccatttgcaagcagtgcatttttacctctaaccatatcttcattttcaaaccaaattaagggtactcacagtgctgtagacatttgtcagtgtcattcaaagctctgattgaggcacaccgctTGCAGAGActcattgaggcacaccacttgcagagactgattgaggcacaccacttcctggttttacattccctccttctccctccagcgggggcagcagagagaatggggaattttgtaaaatcattaatatctttgtcatatttcatcgacaggaaaaatcctcagcacatatacggcggagggggggctctgagcgaggtggccaaaaatgatggccgtaggtggcggcgtactctcggaaaccgcagcacagaaagccaaaaccgatcaagaacagagttttagtaatatagaagattactgggcagtgcatgttaagaatataatttattggctggatagttctatccaacagacagaatggataaaaatggagaaagtgGATTGTCattcttgtaatataggaacgatcctcttctccccgaaaaaactgaataacacaatatataagaacccaattatatatggtacaataagaatttggaaacaaataatattatctttaaaattaagaaatttatcattgttaatgccaattgcgaataaccctttatttaaaccatctctt
This Leucoraja erinacea ecotype New England chromosome 16, Leri_hhj_1, whole genome shotgun sequence DNA region includes the following protein-coding sequences:
- the LOC129704832 gene encoding platelet glycoprotein IX-like, yielding MLISQGFAMLFLLRSSTAEECPEKCKCKSSFQRVEINCSFRGLREIPFIPETATELYLHDNLLTTVAPGTFGKLPNLRTISLHNNRWDCDCHIAYLHQWLQHPSAAVHPNVTCFTPTAIKLKPVTELRGNEYTGCWSHHLYPCRNMYPGSIILCLLYLLLLILMTCSFTNIKSKAYIFTPSNEFQISRKSEKINLLTEIELMDESPGDDLENFLFSESMEILPQILHTLNTKCNIKIKEH